In Chloroflexota bacterium, the following are encoded in one genomic region:
- a CDS encoding ABC transporter substrate-binding protein, translated as MRRYRTAALGASLLALLASACTTGGSSTSPSASEAAKPAVTVGSEGFDESQLLAEIYAQALEAHGYTVARKDFASRALAMPSLDSNEINLVPEYIGSLVRFLGGEATGDTDETMTNLAAVLDPKDLTVLDAAPAQDGDGFVVRQETADELSLVTMSDLAEVAGQLKWGLPLECSDNPSCGPGLKSVYGIDIATLQVENLGACSGEMATALNEGGIGVAELCTTQADIERYNFVLLQDDKKLIPAQNVAPVVRNDLLDAAPDDFETTLNAVSAKLTTAELTRLNVQVSVNQESIEDVARQWLADQGIVT; from the coding sequence ATGCGGAGATACCGCACGGCTGCCCTCGGGGCGTCGCTGCTCGCGCTGCTGGCCAGCGCCTGCACGACGGGTGGGAGCAGCACATCACCGAGCGCCAGCGAAGCGGCCAAGCCTGCCGTGACCGTGGGATCCGAGGGATTCGACGAATCGCAGCTCCTGGCCGAGATCTACGCACAGGCGCTCGAGGCGCACGGCTACACGGTCGCACGCAAGGACTTCGCCAGTCGCGCGCTGGCCATGCCCTCGCTCGACAGCAACGAGATCAACCTCGTGCCGGAGTACATCGGATCGCTCGTCCGCTTCCTAGGCGGCGAGGCGACCGGTGACACCGACGAGACGATGACGAACCTGGCTGCCGTCCTCGATCCGAAGGACCTGACCGTGCTCGATGCCGCGCCGGCGCAAGATGGCGACGGCTTCGTCGTCAGGCAGGAGACCGCCGACGAGCTCAGCCTTGTCACCATGAGCGACCTGGCCGAGGTGGCCGGTCAGCTGAAATGGGGCCTGCCACTCGAGTGCAGCGACAACCCGTCCTGCGGCCCTGGCCTGAAGAGCGTGTATGGCATCGACATCGCCACGCTGCAGGTCGAGAACCTTGGAGCCTGCTCGGGCGAGATGGCCACCGCGCTGAACGAGGGCGGCATCGGTGTGGCGGAACTGTGCACCACCCAGGCCGACATCGAGCGCTACAACTTCGTCCTGCTCCAGGACGACAAGAAGCTGATCCCCGCCCAGAACGTGGCGCCCGTCGTGCGGAACGACCTGCTGGACGCGGCGCCCGATGACTTCGAGACCACCCTCAACGCGGTCTCGGCCAAGCTGACCACCGCCGAACTGACCAGGCTCAACGTGCAGGTCAGCGTCAACCAGGAGTCGATCGAGGACGTGGCTCGTCAGTGGCTGGCGGACCAGGGCATCGTGACGTAG
- a CDS encoding DUF1684 domain-containing protein, whose amino-acid sequence MSEHLDLADWRRRVAATYGALRNDVRGEPARLLGFRAAKDRLFASHPSSPVAVAARPDFRGLAYWRYAPLLAFRAALEPDPDAPSLDLPRSAAGPAMPYARIGWVSFVVDGTSARLAVYWLNEYAGGIFIPFRDATSGTESYGGGRYLWDSGKGADLGSDGDEMVVDFNYAYHPSCAYDPIWSCPLAPPENWLTVPIRAGERLTPAL is encoded by the coding sequence ATGTCCGAGCACCTCGACCTCGCCGACTGGCGCCGCCGCGTGGCAGCAACCTACGGCGCCCTGCGCAATGACGTGCGCGGGGAGCCGGCACGCCTGCTCGGGTTCCGCGCAGCGAAGGACCGGCTCTTTGCCTCCCACCCATCCTCGCCAGTTGCCGTCGCGGCGCGGCCTGACTTCCGCGGCCTCGCCTATTGGCGGTACGCACCATTGCTCGCCTTCCGTGCGGCACTCGAGCCCGATCCAGATGCGCCGTCGCTCGACCTGCCTCGCTCGGCAGCCGGCCCGGCGATGCCCTACGCCAGGATCGGCTGGGTCAGCTTCGTGGTCGACGGCACATCGGCGCGCCTTGCGGTCTACTGGCTGAACGAGTACGCCGGCGGCATCTTCATCCCGTTTCGCGACGCCACCAGCGGCACCGAGTCATACGGCGGCGGCCGCTACCTGTGGGACTCGGGGAAGGGAGCCGACCTCGGCTCGGATGGCGATGAGATGGTGGTCGACTTCAACTACGCCTATCACCCATCCTGCGCCTACGACCCGATCTGGAGCTGTCCGCTGGCCCCGCCCGAGAACTGGCTGACCGTCCCGATCCGCGCCGGC